The Pseudonocardia sp. EC080619-01 genome segment TCCGCAGCCGAGCGGAGGAGGCCGTCATGCGCCTGACGGCGGCGGCGGTGCTGGAGATGAACGATCGCGGAAAGCGCGCCGCCCTGTCGTTGTGCAGTGTCGATGCGGTGGTCCTCGCGCTGCTCCGCGGGTGCACGGCCTGCTGACTCCCCGCGAGCTCGCCCGCGCAGCCGCGATCAGCTCGTCCGGAACGATCACGGGCGCCATCGACCGGCTCGAGCGCGCGGGCTGGACCACCCGCACGCCGTGCCAGGTCGACCGGCGCAAGGTGTTCATTACGCTAACCGAGGTGCCGGCGAGCGGCTCGTCGATCGCCGAGGCCCTCCACGGCTGCAGCGACGACGAGCTCGCCGCAGCCATCCGTGTACTCGAAGCGCTGTCGCCTCCAGCCAGCGACGCGTGAGTCGAGCAGCACCTAGCCTGGCGGGCATGGACAGGCTATCGCTGCTCGATGCGGCGGTGGGGCTCTTCGACGACCGGGTCTCGGCGGTCACCGGCGCGCAGTGGACACGTCCGACTCCGTGCAAGGGGTGGACCGTGCTCGACCTTGTAGAACATGTCGTGGCCGGCCATCGGATGGCCGTCGAGCTGCTTGAGAAGGGTCCCCCTGCATCCCCGAGCGAAAGCACCTCGGCTTCCCTCCGGGAGGACCGACGCAGCGCACAGCGTCAGCGACGCGCGTTCGCCGGTGCTCACCCCGCCACCGACGTGGACCACCCCGCCGGGCGGATCACGGTCAGCGAGTTCCTCGTATACCGGGCCGCTGACATCACTGTCCACGCCTGGGACCTTGCCCGCGCTATCGACGTCGATGACCAGCTGCCTGAGGAGCTCGTCGAGCACGTGCTGGAGCCCTACGCCGCGTGGGTCAGCACGCTGACGGTCGAGCAGATGTTCGGCTCAGGCCCGAGCCGGATCCCACCGCGGGCGAAGCAGGATCGGCTCTTGGACCAGCTCGGGCGCCGCCCCTGACCGCCGACCGGACCAACGCCGCCGAGCACACGCTTGGTGCTACGCGACGGCGGGTTCAGCGGAAGCTCTGGTCGATGATGCGCGGCGGCCGGCGCGGAGTCAGTCTCGCCAGCCGCGCATCCGGGTCGGACAACACCGCCCGAAACCGCTCCGGCCAAGCGTCAATATCATCACCGAGGTAGCGGACCAGCTTGCGTACCGCCCGGTCGGCGTCCATCGCGACGACCTCCGCACGGCCGGACACGACGACTTGCCAGACCGATCCGGTGGCGAGGTCACACGTGTCGATCACGAGTGCCACCTCGGGATCAGCGGCAAGGCGCTCTGGCAGCTTCGCGTACGCCCCGGTGATCCACCAGAACGCCCCGTCCTCCCACAGAAACCACACTGGGCGCACCGTGGGCCCGTTCGTCGCCAACCGCGCGACATGCGGACCCGCCAAGAACTCCTCCACGTCGGAGGGAAACCCGGTGTCAGACATGGCAAGCACGCTAGAACCTCAACTGCATACGAGGTCAACAGCGTTGGTAGAGGTTCCCCGAACGGACGCCACACCTGGGAACGGGCGCGGATCACCAGCACGTAGCTGCCCGGCGGAGATCTACGCCGACGGGTCCTCGGCGACAACTCGAATCTCGACCAACGCCCCGTCTGTGATCAGCTGATCCACCCCGATCGCCGACCACGCGGGGAACGGCCGCACAACGTGCCGGTCCTTCACCGCCACGAACGCATCGAGGTGCTCGCGCAGCCCGACGTGGTAGGTCGTCATTTCCACCACGTCACCGAGCCCGGCCCCCGCCGCGGCCAGACACTCCCGCACCTGATCGAACGCCCCCTCGAACTGCGTAGCCGGGTCCTCATGCGCGGCGCCGTCAGGTCCTACCCCCGTGAAACCGGACAGCAACAGCAGGCCGCGCGAGCGGACAACCGGCGTGAAGTGCCACCGCGGCTCGAACTCCGCCAGCTCCGGCGGGATGATGTGCTGCACGGGAGTCAGACATACCAGGCAGGGCAACCGGATGCGCCTTCGCCGTCGAGCATGACCACCGATGCACCTGGCCAGACGGGACGAGCCACCCGCGGCAGCCAGGCAACGAAAACAGTGCCCGCTCGCCGTGCCCTAGCCTCGACCGGTGGGCTACCAAATCATCGATCCCTCGTCGCTGTCCGCAGAACCCGGCCCGCATCCCGCGGCCAGTCCGTTCGACAAACGAGTCTCTGACCATCTCGGGATCAGCGCGTTCGAGGTCTACCAGGTCGAGCTCCCGCCAGAGGCAGAAACGGTCCGCCACGATCACCGTGACGATCGTGTGGAGGACCTCTACGTGATCCTCTCCGGAGCAGGCTGGCTGGTCGTCGACGACGAGCGCGTCCCCGTTTGTCGACGACGGGCCCAGACTGACTGTGAGACTGCTGAAGCCGGTCCCGAGCGGCCGTGGTGGGCTGGCGGCGAGACGGCGGGCGTGACCCAAAATCTGACTGGCCTCGTGCCTTCGAAAGGGACTTGTCCGTCCGCTGGCCTCGCTGCCGGCCCGGCCGGGAGCAGCTGGCCTGATCAGGAGCTTGACCGCCAGTAGCAGCTGGCGTGTCCCGTCACAGTCATGCCGATTCTCCCGAACCGGACCGGAACTGGCGTCCGTCCCGGTCGAAGGAGAACGCGTTGCCCATCCTCGCAGAGCTCGTCGAAGTCGTCATCGGCGTCGACACCCACAAGCACACCCACACCGCTGCCGTCGTCGCCGCGAACACCGGCGCCGTCCTCGCACAAGCGACGGTCACAGCCGACCCCGACGGGTATGGCGAGCTGGTCGGACTCGCAGCCCGGCATGCCGGGGCACGGGCGTGGGCGATGGAAGGATCTGGAGGATACGGCGCCGGGTTGGCGGCGCACCTGGCTGAGCAGCAGGAACTCGTGATCGAACTCGACCGTCCGGCCCGACCGGCCCGGCGGGCAGGGGCGAAGTCCGATCCGATCGACGCCGTCCGCGCCGCTCGTGATGCGCTGGCTCGCACCCATCTTGCGCAGCCGCGCACCGGCCCGGAACGAGCGGCGTTGCAGGTCCTGTTGACCACTCGGCAGGCCGCCGTCCAGGCAGCCACCGACGGGCAGCGCCAGCTGCACGCCCTGGTCGTAACCGCCCCCGAACAAGTCCGGGCCCGGTTCCGCGGCCTATCCACCCGGAAGATGTTGGGCGCCGCGTTGGGGCTGCGGCCCGCGCACTACGCCTCCCAGGTGCAGGTGTTCACTGCGATGACCGCGCTCAAGGCGATCGCCCGACGAGTCCGTGTCCTCGAGGATGAGGCCGCCGAGCACGAGAAGGCGATCCGAGCGATCGTGATCTCCTGGCGGCCGGATCTGCTGACCCTCACCGGGGTCGGGCCCATCGTCGCCGCGACCGTGCTCGCGGCCTGGTCGCACGCCGGGCGCTGCCGCGACGAGGCCGCGTTCGCCATGCTCGCCGGCACCGCCCCGATCCCCGCGTCGTCGGGCAAGACCGTGCGTCACCGGCTCAACCGTTCCGGGGACCGCCAGCTCAACCGCGCTATCTACACCGTCGTCAT includes the following:
- a CDS encoding RidA family protein; the encoded protein is MQHIIPPELAEFEPRWHFTPVVRSRGLLLLSGFTGVGPDGAAHEDPATQFEGAFDQVRECLAAAGAGLGDVVEMTTYHVGLREHLDAFVAVKDRHVVRPFPAWSAIGVDQLITDGALVEIRVVAEDPSA
- a CDS encoding MarR family winged helix-turn-helix transcriptional regulator; this encodes MHGLLTPRELARAAAISSSGTITGAIDRLERAGWTTRTPCQVDRRKVFITLTEVPASGSSIAEALHGCSDDELAAAIRVLEALSPPASDA
- a CDS encoding IS110 family transposase; translation: MPILAELVEVVIGVDTHKHTHTAAVVAANTGAVLAQATVTADPDGYGELVGLAARHAGARAWAMEGSGGYGAGLAAHLAEQQELVIELDRPARPARRAGAKSDPIDAVRAARDALARTHLAQPRTGPERAALQVLLTTRQAAVQAATDGQRQLHALVVTAPEQVRARFRGLSTRKMLGAALGLRPAHYASQVQVFTAMTALKAIARRVRVLEDEAAEHEKAIRAIVISWRPDLLTLTGVGPIVAATVLAAWSHAGRCRDEAAFAMLAGTAPIPASSGKTVRHRLNRSGDRQLNRAIYTVVITRLRRDQATHAYAERRRAQGKTDREIRRCLGRYVTRQLFRQLETGPPITLDAT
- a CDS encoding pyridoxamine 5'-phosphate oxidase family protein; the protein is MSDTGFPSDVEEFLAGPHVARLATNGPTVRPVWFLWEDGAFWWITGAYAKLPERLAADPEVALVIDTCDLATGSVWQVVVSGRAEVVAMDADRAVRKLVRYLGDDIDAWPERFRAVLSDPDARLARLTPRRPPRIIDQSFR
- a CDS encoding TIGR03086 family metal-binding protein, with translation MDRLSLLDAAVGLFDDRVSAVTGAQWTRPTPCKGWTVLDLVEHVVAGHRMAVELLEKGPPASPSESTSASLREDRRSAQRQRRAFAGAHPATDVDHPAGRITVSEFLVYRAADITVHAWDLARAIDVDDQLPEELVEHVLEPYAAWVSTLTVEQMFGSGPSRIPPRAKQDRLLDQLGRRP